A segment of the Siphonobacter curvatus genome:
CAGTTCAATGATTCGGGTGATGCCTGTCTTCACTCCATAGGTTTTCAGCACCACACAGGGCGTGTACGTGCGTTTTAGACGGCTGTTAGTAATAGCTGTTTCAATGTCCTCTTCCTTGGGCTTCGATTGAATGATAAGGAGTTGTAGATCGCTGAGGAGGGCCTTTTGACTGGATTCACTCCATTGCATCAAGCACTCGGTTAGTATTTCCACCGAAAGAAGCCCTTGAGCAAAGAGGTTGAGTTGTAATGCTTCGTATGAGGTCATTTAAGTGAATGGACAAGAACTGTATACCTTCGAGCGTGAAAGGGTACCTGTCAAACCCTCCCCGGTTGCTTAAGGCGTCTGACCCACCCCCGGGGTGTTTAGTGGAGGATTCTTATAGCAGTATTATATCTTTTTGATCGGGCAATTCTTTG
Coding sequences within it:
- a CDS encoding DUF5958 family protein, with protein sequence MTSYEALQLNLFAQGLLSVEILTECLMQWSESSQKALLSDLQLLIIQSKPKEEDIETAITNSRLKRTYTPCVVLKTYGVKTGITRIIELPRGELLKSYLLMLHLFQVAYLRRYELEKNNPNKWWYWDLSQSVNLERAKHVLGMS